A single region of the Aeromonas hydrophila subsp. hydrophila ATCC 7966 genome encodes:
- the sgrR gene encoding HTH-type transcriptional regulator SgrR — protein MPTSRLYQQFQRLAQQLGCDEREISLAEVADLLCCTPRNARLLLRRMQDQGWLSWAAEAGRGRRSRLTLLDNQESLTRRRLRDLLSQGQLAQAVRLAEDRLDLLTPLLIEQLGQATREGRQILRVPYYRPLPRLLPTGPLRRSEIHLSRQIFNGLTRRNEENGEIEGDLAHHWECLGPCHWRFYLRPAVRFHHGRELVVEDVVESLLALRDRPLFAHLARLESPWPRTLDLHLDSPDPLLPQLLAEPVAAILPRELKEEAGFALQPVGTGPYRVTANDPLQLCLEAFDDYFGLRALLDEIDIWMLPELAERLESHLQLGRDSPELGTMRGESELESGCYFLLQDDRSASLQDPALRQWLAGLLNPIALMARVAPELQRGWTSALGLLPHWREAQPAPLPMPEQLPRQLVLACFNQHLEFNECANAMSSLLAEQGIRLEVRTLDYGRWVSGVDEDVDLWLGTLNLEHEHAFAPYAWLQGTPLLRKVWGSQQRLWQGLTQWRASGEEPGPRALLASVQQQGWFVPLFHHWLELESRVGVHGVRMTALGWFDFRSAWLRPELAVGGGDTTGELESKGGPR, from the coding sequence ATGCCCACCAGTCGCCTCTACCAGCAATTCCAACGGCTCGCCCAGCAGCTTGGCTGCGACGAGCGGGAGATCAGCCTCGCCGAGGTAGCGGATCTGCTCTGCTGCACCCCGCGCAACGCTCGCCTGCTGCTGCGCCGCATGCAGGATCAGGGCTGGCTCAGCTGGGCGGCAGAAGCCGGGCGGGGGCGGCGCTCCCGGCTCACCCTGCTCGACAACCAGGAGAGCCTGACCCGGCGCCGGCTGCGGGATCTGCTCAGCCAGGGCCAGCTGGCGCAGGCGGTGCGGCTGGCCGAAGATCGCCTCGATCTGCTCACCCCGCTGCTGATCGAGCAGCTCGGCCAGGCTACCCGGGAAGGGCGCCAGATCCTGCGGGTGCCCTACTACCGGCCGCTGCCGCGCCTGCTGCCCACCGGCCCGCTGCGTCGCTCCGAAATCCACCTGAGCCGCCAGATCTTCAATGGCCTGACTCGGCGAAATGAGGAAAATGGGGAAATCGAGGGGGATCTGGCCCACCACTGGGAGTGTCTGGGCCCCTGCCACTGGCGCTTCTACCTGAGGCCGGCGGTGCGTTTTCACCACGGCCGCGAGCTGGTGGTGGAGGATGTGGTGGAGAGCCTGCTGGCCCTGCGGGATCGCCCGCTGTTTGCCCATCTGGCGCGGCTGGAGAGCCCCTGGCCGCGCACCCTGGATCTTCATCTCGACAGCCCGGATCCTCTGCTGCCCCAGCTGCTGGCCGAGCCGGTGGCGGCCATCCTGCCGCGCGAGCTCAAGGAGGAGGCGGGCTTTGCCCTGCAGCCGGTAGGCACAGGCCCCTACCGGGTGACCGCCAACGACCCGCTGCAACTGTGCCTCGAGGCATTCGACGACTACTTCGGCCTGCGGGCCCTGCTCGACGAGATCGACATCTGGATGCTGCCGGAGCTGGCGGAGCGGCTGGAGAGCCACCTGCAGCTGGGGCGCGACAGCCCCGAACTCGGCACCATGCGCGGCGAGTCCGAGCTGGAATCCGGCTGCTACTTCCTGCTGCAGGACGACAGATCCGCATCCTTGCAGGATCCCGCCCTGCGCCAGTGGCTGGCCGGCCTGCTCAACCCCATCGCCCTGATGGCGCGGGTCGCCCCCGAGCTGCAGCGGGGCTGGACCAGCGCGCTCGGTCTCTTGCCCCACTGGCGCGAGGCGCAGCCGGCCCCGCTGCCGATGCCGGAACAACTGCCGCGCCAGCTGGTGCTGGCCTGCTTCAACCAGCACCTGGAATTCAACGAGTGCGCCAACGCCATGAGCAGCCTGCTGGCAGAGCAGGGGATCCGGCTCGAGGTGCGCACCCTGGATTACGGCCGCTGGGTAAGCGGGGTGGACGAGGATGTGGATCTCTGGCTCGGCACCCTCAACCTGGAGCACGAACACGCCTTCGCCCCCTACGCCTGGTTGCAGGGCACCCCGCTGCTGCGCAAGGTGTGGGGCAGCCAGCAACGTCTGTGGCAGGGGCTGACGCAGTGGCGTGCCAGCGGCGAGGAGCCGGGGCCGCGCGCCCTGCTGGCAAGCGTGCAGCAGCAGGGCTGGTTCGTGCCGCTGTTTCACCACTGGCTGGAGCTGGAGAGCCGGGTCGGCGTGCACGGGGTACGGATGACGGCGCTCGGCTGGTTCGATTTTCGCAGCGCCTGGCTGCGCCCGGAGCTGGCCGTCGGCGGCGGCGATACGACGGGGGAGCTTGAGTCCAAAGGCGGGCCGCGTTAG